One window of the Rhizobium sp. ARZ01 genome contains the following:
- a CDS encoding Orn/Lys/Arg decarboxylase N-terminal domain-containing protein yields MTSRSSLRFAMRALLVRECFTRESAAGRAVADLIDELERREIEVVRSTNVDDAVAIVSSDPTIQCLLLDWDLRDGGQHQSARAVLDAMREFNADVPIFLLANRSAASTLSAEVMTKADDFIWLLEDTADFISGRILAALQRYRSTVLPPMFAALVEFARTHEYSWHTPGHTGGTAFLTSPVGRAFFEFFGESLFRSDLSISVGELGSLLDHSGAIGAGERFAAKVFGSDRSYYVTNGSSTSNRVILMASVTRDQVALCDRNCHKSVEHAMTLSGAIPAYLMPTRNALGLIGPIPPERLTPAALRRLVNENPLVKEGPDAKPVHAVITNSTYDGLCYNVARIEELMGESVDRLHFDEAWYAYARFNPIYRERYGMHGEAAVRDRTKPTVFTTHSTHKLLAALSQASMIHVRDGRNPIDHARFNEAFMMHASTSPFYPIIASNDASAAMMEGSGEKLTGASIREAIAFRQMIARLNAEIADEGGWFFDVWQPPEVIDARGRKVPFHECDPAHLESEPSCWHLAPNAAWHGFGNIEPDYCMLDPIKVSMLTPGMDAQGDMKAVGIPASVVTAYLGARGIVVEKTTDFTILVLFSLGVTKGKWGTLVNALLDFRKDYDANTPLERAIPRLVAEHGDRYDGMGLRDLADLMFEAMGKLKTTKTMSEAFEILPKPDMSPVMAYEELVRGNVEKVTLDELANRTLATGVVPYPPGIPLMMPGENAGPADGALIGYLKALESYDRRFPGFGHDTHGVEVEDGVYHVLAVKR; encoded by the coding sequence ATGACGTCACGCTCAAGCCTCCGCTTCGCTATGCGAGCGCTTCTGGTCCGAGAGTGTTTCACTCGAGAGTCTGCTGCCGGTCGCGCGGTTGCAGACCTGATCGATGAACTCGAAAGACGTGAGATCGAGGTGGTCCGCTCCACCAATGTCGACGACGCCGTCGCCATTGTCAGCTCCGATCCGACCATCCAGTGCCTGCTGCTGGACTGGGATCTTAGGGATGGCGGCCAACACCAATCGGCCCGCGCCGTACTCGACGCGATGCGCGAATTTAATGCCGACGTGCCGATTTTCTTGCTGGCCAATCGGAGCGCTGCCTCAACCCTCTCGGCCGAGGTCATGACCAAGGCCGACGACTTCATCTGGCTGCTGGAGGACACGGCCGATTTCATTAGTGGCCGCATCTTGGCAGCCCTTCAGCGCTATCGCTCAACCGTCCTGCCGCCGATGTTCGCGGCGCTGGTCGAATTCGCCAGAACGCACGAATATTCCTGGCACACGCCGGGACATACCGGCGGTACCGCCTTCCTGACCTCACCCGTCGGCCGCGCCTTCTTCGAGTTCTTCGGTGAAAGCCTCTTCCGATCCGACCTGTCGATCTCGGTCGGCGAACTCGGCTCGCTGCTCGATCACAGCGGCGCCATCGGAGCCGGCGAACGTTTCGCCGCGAAGGTGTTCGGCTCGGACCGCAGCTACTATGTCACCAACGGCTCGTCGACGTCGAACCGCGTCATCCTGATGGCGAGCGTGACGCGGGACCAGGTGGCGCTGTGCGACCGCAACTGCCACAAGTCGGTCGAGCATGCGATGACGCTATCGGGTGCGATTCCCGCCTACCTCATGCCGACCCGCAATGCGCTCGGCCTGATCGGGCCGATTCCCCCCGAGCGCCTGACGCCGGCCGCACTGCGCCGCCTCGTCAACGAAAACCCGCTGGTGAAGGAGGGGCCTGATGCCAAGCCTGTTCATGCGGTTATCACAAACTCCACCTATGACGGGCTATGCTACAACGTCGCCCGCATCGAGGAGCTGATGGGCGAAAGCGTCGACCGGCTGCATTTCGACGAAGCCTGGTACGCTTATGCGCGGTTCAACCCGATCTACCGCGAGCGCTATGGCATGCATGGCGAGGCCGCCGTGCGCGACCGGACCAAGCCGACCGTCTTCACCACCCATTCGACGCACAAGCTGCTCGCGGCGCTCTCACAGGCATCGATGATCCATGTGCGCGACGGGCGCAACCCAATCGACCATGCGCGCTTCAACGAAGCCTTCATGATGCACGCCTCGACGTCGCCATTCTATCCGATCATCGCCTCGAACGACGCCTCGGCCGCGATGATGGAGGGGTCGGGCGAAAAGCTCACCGGCGCTTCGATCCGCGAAGCGATCGCCTTCCGGCAGATGATCGCACGGTTGAACGCGGAGATCGCTGACGAAGGCGGCTGGTTCTTCGACGTCTGGCAGCCGCCGGAAGTGATCGATGCGCGGGGCCGTAAGGTGCCCTTCCACGAATGCGATCCGGCCCACCTCGAAAGCGAGCCGTCCTGCTGGCATCTTGCCCCCAACGCGGCATGGCATGGTTTCGGCAACATTGAGCCGGACTATTGCATGCTCGATCCGATCAAGGTCTCGATGTTGACACCTGGCATGGATGCCCAAGGCGACATGAAGGCCGTCGGCATTCCGGCCAGCGTCGTCACCGCCTATCTCGGCGCCCGCGGCATCGTCGTCGAGAAGACCACGGATTTCACCATCCTCGTGCTCTTCTCTCTTGGTGTCACGAAGGGCAAGTGGGGCACGCTGGTCAACGCGCTGCTCGACTTCCGCAAGGACTATGACGCCAACACGCCGCTCGAACGTGCCATTCCGCGCCTCGTGGCAGAACACGGGGATCGTTACGACGGCATGGGTCTGCGCGATCTCGCCGACCTGATGTTCGAGGCGATGGGCAAGCTCAAGACCACGAAGACGATGTCTGAAGCCTTCGAAATCCTGCCGAAGCCCGACATGAGCCCGGTCATGGCCTATGAGGAGCTCGTGCGTGGCAATGTCGAGAAGGTGACGCTCGACGAGCTTGCGAACCGCACGCTGGCGACGGGCGTCGTGCCCTATCCGCCGGGCATCCCGCTGATGATGCCTGGCGAGAATGCCGGTCCCGCCGATGGCGCGCTCATCGGCTATCTCAAGGCGCTCGAATCCTACGACCGGCGTTTCCCCGGCTTTGGCCACGACACGCACGGCGTCGAGGTCGAGGACGGCGTCTACCACGTCCTTGCGGTCAAGCGCTGA